The genomic interval GCCATGAACATCTACGTCATATTCTTTTACATCCTGGCCGTCATCATCGTGGCTTTCACCCTCCTGGCCATCACCCGGCGCAACGTCATGCACGCCATCGTTTACCTGGTAGGTTCCTTCATTGCCAACGCTCTGTTGTTCTATCTCCTGGGGGCGCCTTTTCTGGCGATCCTGGAAGTGGTCGTTTACGCCGGGGCCATCATGGTGCTGTTCCTCTTCATCGTCATGATGCTGGAAATCAAGCGAGACGAACGGACCCTATGGCCCTTTCTGCGACAATGGTTGCCGGCCCTGGCCCTGGCCGGGACCTCGTTTATCGTCATGTTCGTGCTCATTTTCCTGGAGTCGGGCAGCAACCTGTCCCTGACTCTGGTCATGGCATCGCCTCTGGCCTTTGGCCGTTTTCTCTTCCAGAAATATTGGCTGGGCGTGGAGATAGCTTCTTACCTTTTGTTCGTGGCCCTGGTAGGCGGCTTATACCTTGGCCGGGGCGAAAAAACCGGAGACTGATTTATGGTCACCCTTGTGCCTTACAGTCACGTGCTCATCCTGGCGGCGATCCTCTTTGTGCTGGGGGCCGGCTGCGCCATTGCGCGCCGCACCCTTATCATGATCTTGATCGGCGTGGAAGTAATGCTCAGCGCCGCGGGCCTGGCCTTTATCGGGGCCGCCATGCGCTGGCAGCAGTTGGACGGCCAAGCCTTCGTCATCTTCATCATGGCCGTGGCGGCCTCCGAGGTGGCGGTGGGCCTGGCCCTGGTCGTCTATTCCCAGCGCCGCACCGGTTCGGTGAATGCGGATGACTATGATCTTATGAAGGGCTAACGTGAAAATCGTTCTCCTGCTCCTGCTGATCTTTCCCCTCACGGGCGGCATCCTCAATGCCGCTATCGGCCGGCTGTTACCCCGGCGCCTCTCCGAGGTGATCGCCTGCTTAGGCGTTCTGGGAGCCCTGGTCATGGCCGCTGTTGCCCTGGGCCTGGCCGGAAAAGGGACCTACGACCTCACCTTCTTCCCCTGGATTAGAGTAGGTGAATTTTCCGCCGCCATGAACGTCCATTACGATCCTCTGGCTGCGTCCATGGCCCTTATGGTCACCTTCGTCTCCAGCATCATCCACATCTATTCTGTGGTCTTCATGCGCAAAGACTCCGATTATGTCCGATATTTCACCTACCTGAATCTTTTTGTCTTTGCCATGCTGGTGATCACCGTGGCCGACAACCTGATCTTCGTTTATCTGGGCTGGGAAGGGGTGGGATTCTGCTCCTATGCCCTCATCGGCTTCTGGTATACCAATGAGGACTTCGCTAATGCCGGCCGCAAGGCCTTTATTGTAACGCGCATCGGCGATATCGCCTTCGGGGTGGCCCTGGGCCTGTTTTTCATACTATTTCAGAGTTTTTCCATCAACTACATTGATAGCCATGTCTCTTCTCTCAGCACTAACATGGCTACCGTTTTAGCCCTGCTGCTCCTGTGGACCGCGGCTGGCAAATCGGCCCAACTGCCTTTGACCGTCTGGTTGCCGGACGCCATGGCCGGGCCCACCCCGGTGTCGGCCCTGATTCACGCCGCCACCATGGTCACCGCCGGAGTTTATCTGCTCATACGGCTGTTTCCGGTGGTGCAGATGGCTCCCATCGCCTTATTAATCATTGCCGTTATAGGCTCCTTGACCACCCTTTATGGCGCCCTGGCAGCACTCGCTCAAACCGACGTCAAACGGATACTGGCTTATTCCACCATCAGCCAGGTGGGTTATATGATCCTGGCCGTGGGCGCCGCCGACATCGTGGGCGGCATGTTCCACCTCCTGTCCCACGCCTTCTTTAAGTCGCTGTTATTCATGTCGGCAGGCTGTGTCATCCAGGCAATGGATGAAGAGCACAGCATTTTCAAGATGGGCAACCTCCACCGCTTAATTCCCATGGTCTCCTATGTATTTCTGGCTGGAGCCTTGTGCCTGAGCGCCTTTCCGCTCTTGGGAGGCTATTTCAGCAAAGATCGCATTCTGCTGGCCACCTTCATTTATCCTGATTCTACGTATAAAGTCCTCTGGTTCATCGCCTTGTTTGCCGCCTTCTTAACACCGTTGTACACGTTTAGAGGTTACTTCATCATATTCTTGAAGCGTCCCGGCGGCCGCCAGGCCGGAGAAGTTGAGCCCCTGCCCAAAGCCATGGTCTGGGTTTTGTGGCCATTAGTCATCCTGGCTTTATTTGATGGTCTATTAAACCTCCCGGGTGGGATCGGCAAGAATTTTCTGGGCCATTATCTCGACACTGTCCCCGGGGCCCGGCCCGACTTGGGGGCTTCCGTGTCGCTGGAATGGATCATGGGGATCATCAGCGCCTCCATAGTAGTGGTCTCCATGCTCCTGGCCTATTTCCGCTATGCCCATCGCCCGGTCAAAGAACCCGAGCACCGGGGTTTTCATGAGTTCTTGTTCTCCGGTCTCTATCTGGACCGGGCTTATCAGATCATTTTCGTCCGCCCTTATCAGAGCATGACCGAATTTATTAAGGTGCGAGTGGAAGATCGAGTCGTTGAGCCGCTTATCGACATCTCCGCCATGAGATCATTTCAGCATTTCTGGAATGTCGCCAAATATCTCTGGCTTGCCGTTGACGAACGCAGTGTTGATCAAAGTTACGCCAAAAGCGCCAGGGGCTTCATCTCCTTCTCCCGCGTCCTGGGATACTGGACTACCGGCAGGCTTTCCACCTACCTGACGATGTTACTGTTGGGACTGACCATATTCTTGGTGATTTTGGCTTATTGTTGGTTTTACTAACGGAGGCGAGACATGCTGCTGCAATTTCCTCTGCTGACCATAATCATATTCCTTCCCTTGGTGGGAGGATTTTTGGCGCTGGCCACCGGCAACCGTTATCCCCTCCTGTGTCGTTGGATCAGCCTCATCACAACAATTTTGGAATTCTTTCTGATAACCTCGATCCTCTTTCTGAATCTACAGCCTATTGCCGGCCCAAGCGGTGTCTGGCTGCTCGCGGAAGATTACCCCTGGATTTCGAGTTTTGGGATACGCTACGGCCTGGGGTTGGATGGAGTGAGCCTGCTCCTCCTGCTTCTCACGGCCTTTATCAACATCCTCTGCGTCCTCATTTCCTGGAGCGCCATTACCACCAAGATCGGCTCCTTCCATTTCTTCCTGCTCTTCTTGGAGTCCAGCGTTATGGGCCTGTTCATGGCCACCGATCTCTTGCTCTTTTACCTGTTTTGGGAAATCCAGATCATTCCCATGTTTTTCCTGATCGGTATCTGGGGCCATGAAAACCGGGTATACGCCGCGCTCAAGTTTGTTTTATTCACCTTGTGCGGCAGCTTGCTGATGCTCCTCGCCATGATCGCCCTTTATGTGATTCATGGGCAGCAAACCGGGGTTTATACCTTTGCCTATTACCAATTGATGCACACGCAATTTAGCCCCACCACTGAATATCTTCTCTATGCCGCCTTTATGCTGGCTTTTGCCATCAAGATCCCCATCGTGCCTCTCCATACCTGGTTGCCTTCCGCCCATACCCAGGCCCCCACGGCCGGCAGTCTGGATCTGGCCGGCTTACTCCTTAAAACCGGCTTTTATGCATATTTCCGCTTTGCCATCCCTCTCTTTCCCCTGGCGGCGCAAGCCTCCACCCCGTTCCTGATTGCCTTGGGATTGGCCGGCATGTACTACACCTCCTGGATCGCTTTGGCCCAAAGCGATATCAAAAGACTGGTTGCCTATTCCAGTATCGGCCACATGGGGCTGATGGTCGTGGGCGTCGCCGTCTGGAACACGCTGACCTTGAGCGGCTCCATCCTGCAAATGGTCAACCATGGCCTGACCACCTCGGCCTTATTCCTTATGGTGGGTATGATCGGTGAGCGCATCGACTCCCGGGAGTTTGGCGAATTGGGTGGCCTGTGGGGGAAGATGCCCGTGTTCAGCTTCTTTTTTCTGTTCTTTGCCCTGGCCTCCTTGGGTTTGCCGGGACTGAATAACTTCGTGGGCGAAATCTTGATTCTGGTAGGTCTCTTCCAGGCCGGGCCGCTTTTGGGCATCCTGGGCTTCGGCGGATTGATTTTTACGGTGATTTATATCCTCAGAATGGTCAAAGACGCCCTGTTCGGTGAACCGAGAGCAGAGCACGTCTGGGTGGATGTCAACGCTCGGGAAATAATCATACTCGTGGCCATGGCCGCCCCTGTTCTCTTCATCGGCCTGTACCCCGGGCCGGTATTGAGGCTCTTGGACCACCCGGTAAAGCAACTGCTGGTCCAATTCACTGGCCTGGCCACGGGAGGATGAGATTTTTTTGTAGGCGCGGACCTAGGTGTCCGCCCTATTTCGGGAGACCAACAACTCTCTCTACTCGTGCCCAAGCTGAGCTTGGGCTCCAAATTCATTCCCAAGTGCAACTTGGGAACGAGAAGGAAAAACCATGAAAATCCTCATCGTCTATTACTCCATGTACGGCCACATCCTGAAAATGGTGCGGGCCGCAGCCGAAGGGGCGCAAGCAGTTGCCGGCGCCGAAGTCATCCTGCGCCGGGTTCCGGACCTGGAATACAATCTTCCCAAATTACAGGGTAGCACACATGCCCAGGATGTATTGACGCAGCAAAAGGATATTCCCTTGGCCACCATTGCTGATCTGAAAGACGCCGACGGCGTCATCTTCGGCACCCCAACCCGCTACGGCAACATGTGCGCCCAGATGAAACAGTACTTTGATCAGACCATCGAGCTGTGGCTTACCGGCGCCCTGGAGGGCAAGCCCGCGGGTATCGTGGTGTCCACGGCCAGCACCCATGGCGGCCAGGAGACTACCGCCTTGACCATGATGGCTCCCCTGCTCCACCTGGGCTTTATCATTGTGGGCGTGCCTTATTCCACCCCGGGTATGCTTCACACCGAGGGCCGGGGCGGCACGCCTTACGCCGCCAGCACCATAGCCGGCGGACGTAACGAACTCAATCCCGCTCCGGAGGACCTGGAGATCGCCAAAGCCCTGGGCCGCCGGGTAGCGGAAATTACCAAAAAGCTCAAAAGTTAGAACTCACCCGGTAGCACAGGCTTTCCAGCCTGTGCAGCCTGCAGCGGGAAAGCATAGCGCATCCCGCCTTTGCCGCCTGGTTGGAGAGATAGAGGGTAAGAAAATCTTTTGGCAACGCTTATAAGAGGACACTAAAAGTATGGCAACCGACTGGATCGGCCTCCTCCCCATCCTGATTCTCGCGGGCGGCGGCACCCTCATCTTCCTGGTCGGCGCCTTTTGGCGAGGGCGGCCTGAAAGCTTCCTTTTTGCCTTGGCCCTGCTCACCGCCCTGGCCGCGGGTGCGGTGGCGCTGTTTCTGCCTTCTCCCAACCCGACCTTCGAGGGTATGCTGGACTTGGGCGGCTACGCCCGCTTCTTTACCCTGCTTCTGATGTTTATCACCACGGTGACCCTGCTCTTCGTGCGGCAATACGCCCTCGCCCACGGCTTTTCCGGTGATGAATTATACGCCCTGCTGATTTTTTCCGTCCTGGGGATGGTGCTGGTGGCCATCGGTATCAATTGGGTCATCTTTTTCCTGGGGTTGGAACTCTTGTCTCTGTCCCTCTACGTCCTCATCGCCATTAAAAAGGGCGAACCTTACGGCAATGAGGCGGCCTTGAAGTATTTCATCATGGGCGCAGTGGCCTCTGCCTTCCTGACCTTCGGCCTGGGATTGCTCTATGCCATGACCGGCACCCTTCAGATCGCCGAATCCCTGGCCGCGGCCCAAACCTTCCCCGACCACCTGTCGGTCATTATCCTGGCCCTGGCCCTGGTCCTCACGGGTATCGGCTTCAAGGTCTCCCTGGTGCCCTTTCACCTCTGGACCCCTGACGTGTACCAGGGGTCTCCGGCCCCCATCACCGCGTTTTTATCCACCGGCTCTAAGGTGGCCCTGTTCGCGGCTCTATTGCGGTTTTGCCTGCTGGTGGCGCCCCCGGTCTGGGACTACGCCTGGCCGATGTTGTGGACCCTGGCGCTCCTCACCATGGCCGTGGGCAACCTCACCGCCCTCTATCAAACCAAGGTCAAGCGGCTCCTGGCCTACTCCTCCATCGCCCAGATGGGTTACCTGTTCATGACGCTTTTAGCCGTCAGGGACGGCGGGGCGCCCGCGGTGATGTTCTACCTGGCGGTCTATGCCATCATGGACCTGGGAGCCTTCGGCATTATCGGGACGTTTTCCGAAGGCGACCCCGACCTGGAGGAGCTCACGGACTACCAGGGCCTGGGCTACACGCACCCCTGGCGGGCCGCCATCCTGGCCACCTGCCTCATCTCTCTGGCAGGTCTACCCCCCACCGCCGGGTTCATGGGAAAATTGGTGCTCTTCCGGGCGGTTCTCCAGGCCCACTTCACCATCCTGGCGGTGCTGGGCATGCTCACCGTGGTTGTCTCCATCTACTACTATATTAATTTTATGATCCACCTCTATATGCATGAAAGAAGGGCATGCGACCCGGTCGCCCCCGCCTGCGCCCTGATCCCCCCCGCCGACCTGGCCATTGGCTTGGCCTGCGCCGTGATCCTGGTAGGGATCCTCTGGTTGGGCGTCATCCCCGATTCCTTACTTCAGGTGATCTCAACCATCACCGCCGCTTTACCCAAACCGGTCTGATATCCCGGTAGCACAGGCTTTCCAGCCTGTGCCCTTCTTGTTCCTCCACTGTGCCTGGGGGTAAGTTCCCCACCATACCTTTATTTTTTTTCTGTAATACTGCCAAAGACGCAAACAGTGATTATCTTAAAACTTACAGATTCGGATCAAATCCTTATAAACTCCGGAGGACAGGGCCATGCCACCACCCCTGACCACCATTCAACAAGATATCCAGGTAAATTTCCGCTACGCCGTGCACTTCACCCGGGATCTTTTTGCCGCGGACAACGCCCTTTTTAAGGACATCGTGGCCCCGGACTCTGCCGGACCGCCCCGCAAACTCCTGGCGGTGGTGGATCGGAGCGTTCATCGGCGCCATCCCCAGCTTGTGTCCAAGATCGAAGCCTACTGCCGGCGCCATCCTGAGGCCGTCACCCTGGTGGGGGCGCCGCTTTTGTTCGAAGGCGGCGAGCATCTCAAGAATGACGCCCTCTTCGTCACTATCTTGCAGCAGGCTATCCATGCCGCCGGTCTCTGTCGCCACTCTTATGTGGTGGCCATCGGCGGGGGCGCTCTCATCGACCTGGCGGGCTTTGCCGCGGCTACGGCCCACCGGGGCATACGGCTGATTCGGGTTCCCACCACCGTCATGGCCCAGGCCGATGCTTCCATCGGCGTTAAAAACGGCATCAACGCCTTTGGCAAAAAGAATTTTATCGGCACCTTCGCCCCGCCGGCCGCGGTCTTGAATGATGCCGATTTTCTGCCCACTCTGACTCAGCGGGATTGGATCGGCGGCGTCGCCGAAGCTGTCAAGATAGCCCTGATCAAGGACTCGGACTTCTTCACCTTCATAGAGGAGCACGCCGAAACCCTGGCGCAACGGGACCTGGCCCTCATGCAGCAGGTGATCTACCGCTGCGCCCTACTCCACCTGGATCACATCGCCAACGGTGGCGACCCCTTTGAATTCGGCTCCTCCCGCCCCCTGGACTTCGGCCACTGGGCCGCCCACAAGCTGGAGCACTTAAGTGGCTTTGAGTTGGGGCACGGCCAGGCCGTAGCCCTCGGTATGGCACTGGATTCCACCTACGCTTATCTGACCGGACTCCTCCCCCAAAGCCAGTGGCAACGGATTCTCACCACCCTGAGAACCCTGGGCTTCGAGCTCTATGACCCCTGGATGGAGGCGCAGTACGGCCTTCTGGACGGCCTGGACGACTTCCGCGAGCACCTGGGCGGCCGCCTCACCATCATGCTTATTTGGGATATCGGCCAGGGGATCGAGGTACATGACATTGAGCCGGACGTGGTGCAGCAGAGCCTGACCATTCTGAAGAAGAGCGCCTCGGCCACTCCCGGGTACGCGGCCAGGATTGCGGTGCAAGGGGCGCCACGAACCGGTCGGCGCGCCCTCGCCCACACCAAACTCCGGCAGTTGCGTCTGCTGTCCTCCAGTAAGGGCTGATCTTTGCCGCAGGACCCGGATTCCGGTAGCCGCAGGCTTCACGCTTTAAAACTTCATCATCGGGAGTGGGCATACAATAGTCATGAATATGTGGCCTGCGCCTGCATTGACTAAACGCCAGTTGCCCTACTGACTACTAAGGAGCGCATCGTGCAAATCGGCCCGGAAGGTTTTTTCCACCTGACCTATTGTACTAAGGTCCATCCCGGCCACGGCTGGGAGGACTTAATGACCAACCTGCACAGCTACGTCCCGGCCCTGAAGGCCAGGCTGGCGCCGCAGCATGCCTTCGGCCTGGGTCTGCGTCTCTCCTATGCTGAAAGCGTTGAACTCCTGAACGGCAATCGGCTGGCCGAATTCAAGGACTTCCTGGACCATCACAACCTGTACGTCTTCACCCTCAACGGCTTCCCCTACGGTGATTTGACCGGTCCTACCGTGAAATCCGGGATTTTCGCCCCCGACTGGCGCGAGGAGGCCCGGGTCCGCTACACCCTGGACTTAATCGAGATTCTCCGGCGGCTGTTACCGGCCGGCGTGGAGGGCTCCATCTCCACCATTCCCCTGTCCTACAAAGCCTGGATAGCCCCAGCCGATATGGAGGCGTGGGCCCGGATGACATGTAACCTGGTGCGGGTAACCGCAAGACTGGCTCAGATTAAAGCGGAGGAGGGGAAGCTGATCCACCTGGACCTGGAGCCGGAGCCTGATGGTCTGCTGGAACAAAGCGCAGACGTGGCGGATTATTTCCGGGACTGGCTCCTGGTTGGAGGCGCCCACCTGCTGGCGGAGAAAATGCAGATCGATGTGCCCTCTGCCCGCCGGCTCCTGCTTTCGCACCTCCAGGTCTGCCTGGACACCTGTCATCTGGCCGTGGCCTACGAGGACCCTGTAACTGCTCTTGATAACCTGGCAGAGTATGGCATCGGCGTGGGTAAGGTCCAGGTCACCGCGGGCCTCAAAGTGGAACTGCCTCAAGAGAAAGGGCCGCGAGAAGCCCTGACCCGGCAATTGGAGCCCTTTGCCTGCTCCCCTTACCTGCACCAGGTCATCGGCCGCGACAACGGTGGCCGTGGGATCCGGTTTCCCGACCTGGCTCCCGCTCTGCCGCACCTGGCCCAGGATGACGGCTGCCACTGGCGCATCCACTACCACATGCCCCTCTATGTGGAACAGTATCAGCGCCTAAGCTCTACCTGCGACGAAACCCGGGCGGTCCTGAGCTTGCTCAAGGACCAGGGCTTTTCCCGCCACCTGGAGATCGAGACCTACACCTGGGA from Desulfobaccales bacterium carries:
- the eboE gene encoding metabolite traffic protein EboE, with product MQIGPEGFFHLTYCTKVHPGHGWEDLMTNLHSYVPALKARLAPQHAFGLGLRLSYAESVELLNGNRLAEFKDFLDHHNLYVFTLNGFPYGDLTGPTVKSGIFAPDWREEARVRYTLDLIEILRRLLPAGVEGSISTIPLSYKAWIAPADMEAWARMTCNLVRVTARLAQIKAEEGKLIHLDLEPEPDGLLEQSADVADYFRDWLLVGGAHLLAEKMQIDVPSARRLLLSHLQVCLDTCHLAVAYEDPVTALDNLAEYGIGVGKVQVTAGLKVELPQEKGPREALTRQLEPFACSPYLHQVIGRDNGGRGIRFPDLAPALPHLAQDDGCHWRIHYHMPLYVEQYQRLSSTCDETRAVLSLLKDQGFSRHLEIETYTWEWLPPDLKVDLLDSLHREYLWVLDAMAP
- the nuoK gene encoding NADH-quinone oxidoreductase subunit NuoK → MVTLVPYSHVLILAAILFVLGAGCAIARRTLIMILIGVEVMLSAAGLAFIGAAMRWQQLDGQAFVIFIMAVAASEVAVGLALVVYSQRRTGSVNADDYDLMKG
- a CDS encoding NADH-quinone oxidoreductase subunit M, which translates into the protein MLLQFPLLTIIIFLPLVGGFLALATGNRYPLLCRWISLITTILEFFLITSILFLNLQPIAGPSGVWLLAEDYPWISSFGIRYGLGLDGVSLLLLLLTAFINILCVLISWSAITTKIGSFHFFLLFLESSVMGLFMATDLLLFYLFWEIQIIPMFFLIGIWGHENRVYAALKFVLFTLCGSLLMLLAMIALYVIHGQQTGVYTFAYYQLMHTQFSPTTEYLLYAAFMLAFAIKIPIVPLHTWLPSAHTQAPTAGSLDLAGLLLKTGFYAYFRFAIPLFPLAAQASTPFLIALGLAGMYYTSWIALAQSDIKRLVAYSSIGHMGLMVVGVAVWNTLTLSGSILQMVNHGLTTSALFLMVGMIGERIDSREFGELGGLWGKMPVFSFFFLFFALASLGLPGLNNFVGEILILVGLFQAGPLLGILGFGGLIFTVIYILRMVKDALFGEPRAEHVWVDVNAREIIILVAMAAPVLFIGLYPGPVLRLLDHPVKQLLVQFTGLATGG
- a CDS encoding NADH-quinone oxidoreductase subunit J codes for the protein MNIYVIFFYILAVIIVAFTLLAITRRNVMHAIVYLVGSFIANALLFYLLGAPFLAILEVVVYAGAIMVLFLFIVMMLEIKRDERTLWPFLRQWLPALALAGTSFIVMFVLIFLESGSNLSLTLVMASPLAFGRFLFQKYWLGVEIASYLLFVALVGGLYLGRGEKTGD
- the wrbA gene encoding NAD(P)H:quinone oxidoreductase gives rise to the protein MKILIVYYSMYGHILKMVRAAAEGAQAVAGAEVILRRVPDLEYNLPKLQGSTHAQDVLTQQKDIPLATIADLKDADGVIFGTPTRYGNMCAQMKQYFDQTIELWLTGALEGKPAGIVVSTASTHGGQETTALTMMAPLLHLGFIIVGVPYSTPGMLHTEGRGGTPYAASTIAGGRNELNPAPEDLEIAKALGRRVAEITKKLKS
- the nuoL gene encoding NADH-quinone oxidoreductase subunit L produces the protein MKIVLLLLLIFPLTGGILNAAIGRLLPRRLSEVIACLGVLGALVMAAVALGLAGKGTYDLTFFPWIRVGEFSAAMNVHYDPLAASMALMVTFVSSIIHIYSVVFMRKDSDYVRYFTYLNLFVFAMLVITVADNLIFVYLGWEGVGFCSYALIGFWYTNEDFANAGRKAFIVTRIGDIAFGVALGLFFILFQSFSINYIDSHVSSLSTNMATVLALLLLWTAAGKSAQLPLTVWLPDAMAGPTPVSALIHAATMVTAGVYLLIRLFPVVQMAPIALLIIAVIGSLTTLYGALAALAQTDVKRILAYSTISQVGYMILAVGAADIVGGMFHLLSHAFFKSLLFMSAGCVIQAMDEEHSIFKMGNLHRLIPMVSYVFLAGALCLSAFPLLGGYFSKDRILLATFIYPDSTYKVLWFIALFAAFLTPLYTFRGYFIIFLKRPGGRQAGEVEPLPKAMVWVLWPLVILALFDGLLNLPGGIGKNFLGHYLDTVPGARPDLGASVSLEWIMGIISASIVVVSMLLAYFRYAHRPVKEPEHRGFHEFLFSGLYLDRAYQIIFVRPYQSMTEFIKVRVEDRVVEPLIDISAMRSFQHFWNVAKYLWLAVDERSVDQSYAKSARGFISFSRVLGYWTTGRLSTYLTMLLLGLTIFLVILAYCWFY
- a CDS encoding NADH-quinone oxidoreductase subunit N translates to MATDWIGLLPILILAGGGTLIFLVGAFWRGRPESFLFALALLTALAAGAVALFLPSPNPTFEGMLDLGGYARFFTLLLMFITTVTLLFVRQYALAHGFSGDELYALLIFSVLGMVLVAIGINWVIFFLGLELLSLSLYVLIAIKKGEPYGNEAALKYFIMGAVASAFLTFGLGLLYAMTGTLQIAESLAAAQTFPDHLSVIILALALVLTGIGFKVSLVPFHLWTPDVYQGSPAPITAFLSTGSKVALFAALLRFCLLVAPPVWDYAWPMLWTLALLTMAVGNLTALYQTKVKRLLAYSSIAQMGYLFMTLLAVRDGGAPAVMFYLAVYAIMDLGAFGIIGTFSEGDPDLEELTDYQGLGYTHPWRAAILATCLISLAGLPPTAGFMGKLVLFRAVLQAHFTILAVLGMLTVVVSIYYYINFMIHLYMHERRACDPVAPACALIPPADLAIGLACAVILVGILWLGVIPDSLLQVISTITAALPKPV
- a CDS encoding 3-dehydroquinate synthase produces the protein MPPPLTTIQQDIQVNFRYAVHFTRDLFAADNALFKDIVAPDSAGPPRKLLAVVDRSVHRRHPQLVSKIEAYCRRHPEAVTLVGAPLLFEGGEHLKNDALFVTILQQAIHAAGLCRHSYVVAIGGGALIDLAGFAAATAHRGIRLIRVPTTVMAQADASIGVKNGINAFGKKNFIGTFAPPAAVLNDADFLPTLTQRDWIGGVAEAVKIALIKDSDFFTFIEEHAETLAQRDLALMQQVIYRCALLHLDHIANGGDPFEFGSSRPLDFGHWAAHKLEHLSGFELGHGQAVALGMALDSTYAYLTGLLPQSQWQRILTTLRTLGFELYDPWMEAQYGLLDGLDDFREHLGGRLTIMLIWDIGQGIEVHDIEPDVVQQSLTILKKSASATPGYAARIAVQGAPRTGRRALAHTKLRQLRLLSSSKG